Sequence from the Rhizobium sp. TH2 genome:
ATTTCAGGCGCCAGCGCCTGGGCGCCAATAGCAAGCGAGCTGAGGACACAATGAAGATTCGAAAGGCCGCATCATCAGATGCGGAAGAGTTGAGCATTCTCCTCAACGAGATCATCCGCGCGGGCGGAACGACGGCGATCGAAACACCGCTTTCCGGCGCGGAATTTGCCGACTGGTTCATCGACGGCGCCTTTCCGCTGACCTGTCACGTCGCCGAAGTCGACAATATGCTGGTCGGCTTTCAGTCGTTGAGCGTGTTCGGCGAGCCACCAAAGGGCTCGGCGGATATCGCGACTTTCGCGCGGATGAGCCCGAAGACCAAGGGTGTCGGCACCGCTCTCTTTCCCGCGACCCGCGCCGTAGCGGAAAAACTCGGCCTCGCCTTCATCAACGCGACCATTCGCGCGGACAATGCCAGTGGCCTCGCCTATTACACGGCGATGGGATTCGAGGACTACGATCGGCAGGTCGGGGTGCCGCTTCTGGACGGTACGCCCGTGGACCGGATCAAGAAGCGTTTTGTGCTGAATGCTGCCGCCGCGTGACCCCCGCTTCCCATTTTCCAACGAATCTCATACGTTCGGCAAATGTTCCGGGCATGCGGCGCCCGGCTGGACGGAAGCATAGATGCGC
This genomic interval carries:
- a CDS encoding GNAT family N-acetyltransferase; this encodes MKIRKAASSDAEELSILLNEIIRAGGTTAIETPLSGAEFADWFIDGAFPLTCHVAEVDNMLVGFQSLSVFGEPPKGSADIATFARMSPKTKGVGTALFPATRAVAEKLGLAFINATIRADNASGLAYYTAMGFEDYDRQVGVPLLDGTPVDRIKKRFVLNAAAA